One window from the genome of Rariglobus hedericola encodes:
- a CDS encoding aspartate carbamoyltransferase catalytic subunit yields the protein MPWTRRHLLTLEELSLHEIDQIHATAAAFKKILGRSVKKVPALRGKTIVNLFLEPSTRTRMAFDMAAKRLSADVISLDGSSSSTTKGETLRDTAQNIEALQADMIVIRHSAAGSPLYLSKILGIPVINAGDGSHEHPTQGLLDTFTMREHLGSLKGRKVVILGDILFSRVARSNIHALTKFGANVTIVGPSTLVPRTFEALGVTVSHDLKSALSDADVVMLLRIQHERQTAGMFPSLGEYTGLFGLNKTRASWLNPKAIIMHPGPINRGVEIDSELADGNNSVILEQVTNGIAVRMAVLYLCSGGQPESVVSA from the coding sequence ATGCCCTGGACCCGCCGCCATCTCCTCACCCTCGAGGAACTCTCCCTTCACGAGATCGACCAGATCCACGCCACCGCCGCCGCGTTTAAAAAAATCCTCGGCCGCAGCGTGAAAAAAGTCCCCGCTCTCCGCGGCAAGACCATCGTCAATCTCTTCCTCGAACCCAGCACGCGCACCCGCATGGCGTTTGACATGGCCGCCAAGCGCCTCAGCGCCGACGTCATCTCGCTCGACGGCTCCAGCTCTTCGACGACCAAGGGCGAGACGCTTCGCGACACGGCGCAAAACATCGAGGCCCTTCAGGCCGACATGATCGTCATCCGCCACTCCGCGGCCGGCTCGCCGCTCTATCTCTCCAAGATCCTCGGCATCCCCGTCATCAACGCCGGCGACGGTTCCCACGAGCATCCCACGCAGGGCCTGCTCGACACGTTCACGATGCGCGAACACCTCGGCTCCCTCAAGGGCCGCAAGGTCGTCATCCTCGGTGACATTCTCTTCAGCCGCGTCGCCCGCTCCAACATCCACGCGCTCACCAAGTTTGGCGCCAATGTCACCATCGTCGGCCCGTCGACTCTCGTCCCGCGCACCTTCGAGGCCCTCGGCGTCACCGTCTCCCACGACTTGAAGAGCGCGCTCTCCGACGCCGATGTCGTCATGCTCCTGCGGATACAGCACGAGCGCCAGACCGCCGGCATGTTCCCTTCCCTCGGCGAATACACCGGTCTCTTCGGCCTCAACAAAACCCGCGCCAGCTGGCTCAACCCGAAGGCGATCATCATGCACCCCGGCCCCATCAACCGCGGCGTCGAAATCGACAGCGAACTGGCTGACGGCAACAACAGCGTCATCCTTGAACAGGTCACCAACGGCATCGCCGTCCGCATGGCCGTCCTCTACCTCTGCTCCGGCGGCCAGCCCGAGAGCGTCGTTTCAGCCTAA
- a CDS encoding DUF2167 domain-containing protein — MFARLLGRSGLLIALSCAASGLFAQEQPVVEAPQQETFVQALEANGIKLAASPAKVKLGDIAEITLPEGFHAVERGSLKKFYEFTRNSMGGSEVGVLIAPGGWMLFFDYDDSGYVKDDDKNSLEAPKLMKSMTSNQDAANKERVKRGWDEMKIAGWAAEPHYDTKTNNLKWAIKLTSSRDNHQSYWINESIRLLGRGGVMEVTLVTDNETFAADSAAADSLLTNRYTYVSGQRYAEFKEGDKIAEYGLAALVLGGAGAVALKLGFFQKFWKFLVFGAVALFGAIGKLWNKITGRNPDA, encoded by the coding sequence ATGTTCGCTCGCCTCCTCGGCCGTTCCGGCCTGCTGATCGCCCTCTCCTGCGCTGCTTCCGGTCTGTTCGCCCAAGAGCAGCCCGTCGTCGAAGCACCGCAGCAAGAAACCTTCGTCCAGGCCCTCGAAGCCAACGGCATCAAACTCGCCGCCAGTCCTGCAAAGGTAAAGCTGGGCGACATTGCCGAGATCACGCTACCCGAAGGTTTCCACGCCGTGGAGCGTGGCTCGTTGAAAAAATTCTACGAGTTCACCCGCAATTCCATGGGTGGCAGTGAAGTCGGCGTGCTCATCGCCCCCGGCGGATGGATGCTCTTCTTCGATTACGACGACTCGGGCTACGTAAAGGACGACGACAAGAACTCCCTCGAAGCCCCCAAGCTCATGAAGTCGATGACGTCCAATCAGGACGCGGCCAACAAGGAGCGCGTGAAGCGTGGTTGGGACGAAATGAAAATCGCCGGCTGGGCCGCCGAGCCGCATTACGACACCAAGACCAACAACCTCAAGTGGGCCATCAAGCTCACCTCTTCGCGCGACAACCACCAGAGCTACTGGATTAACGAAAGCATCCGCCTGCTCGGTCGTGGCGGCGTCATGGAAGTCACCCTCGTGACCGACAACGAGACCTTCGCCGCCGACTCCGCCGCCGCCGATTCCCTGCTGACCAACCGCTACACCTATGTCTCCGGCCAGCGTTACGCCGAATTCAAGGAGGGCGACAAAATCGCCGAATACGGTCTCGCCGCCCTCGTGCTCGGCGGTGCCGGCGCCGTCGCGCTCAAACTCGGTTTCTTCCAGAAATTCTGGAAGTTCCTCGTCTTCGGTGCCGTCGCCCTGTTCGGCGCCATCGGCAAACTCTGGAACAAGATCACCGGGCGTAATCCCGACGCCTGA
- the pyrR gene encoding bifunctional pyr operon transcriptional regulator/uracil phosphoribosyltransferase PyrR yields the protein MPAPKSLPAAEIQAAIDRLAQAIGERHAKTKSLILLGIANGGIELARRLALKLGVKSGVLDISFHRDDIDRNPIPKEFVPTLIPVDVTGATVVLVDDVLFSGRTVKAALDELFDHGRPAKVELAILIDRGGRKLPVAADYTGLTFDVTSACKIVVQLDTAKPPRDSVTILPSKPAAK from the coding sequence GTGCCCGCACCGAAAAGCCTACCCGCCGCCGAGATCCAAGCCGCCATCGACCGGCTCGCCCAAGCCATTGGTGAACGCCACGCCAAGACCAAGTCGCTGATTCTCCTCGGAATCGCCAACGGCGGCATCGAGCTCGCCCGCCGTCTTGCTCTAAAACTGGGCGTCAAATCCGGCGTCCTAGACATCTCGTTTCACCGCGACGACATCGACCGCAACCCGATCCCCAAGGAGTTCGTTCCCACTCTCATTCCCGTCGATGTCACCGGCGCCACCGTCGTTCTCGTCGACGACGTCCTGTTCTCCGGCCGCACCGTCAAAGCCGCCCTCGATGAACTCTTCGACCACGGCCGTCCTGCCAAAGTCGAACTCGCCATCCTGATCGACCGCGGCGGCCGCAAGCTGCCCGTCGCCGCCGACTACACCGGTCTCACTTTCGACGTCACTTCGGCCTGCAAGATCGTCGTCCAACTCGACACCGCCAAGCCGCCTCGCGACTCCGTCACGATCCTCCCTTCCAAACCCGCCGCCAAGTAA
- a CDS encoding CPBP family intramembrane glutamic endopeptidase, whose translation MPDPVNPPTLIIVAEIGCWLAGLLLLVRLFTGRLGSHRPTLRPWTVSVEGFVMSILLVVAGGLLLPHAATYLNDDILGPAARNGDWWQIVQGAAFQLGMLGGGFISIIISRFAKTSQPPPLPEPAVTASAARAPAPRTPNFLIAGIATFAIALPVIGGIGFVWKIVVESLGFPMEEQEMVDLFRNAESPSFLVAMIVLASVIAPVTEEMIFRAGLFRYLRTRIPRWLALILPAVIFAVLHGNVVAFLPLFALGLFFALAYERTGNIAVPMIAHALFNLHTIVLVMAGVTA comes from the coding sequence ATGCCCGATCCTGTCAATCCGCCCACTTTGATCATCGTTGCCGAAATCGGCTGCTGGCTGGCTGGATTGCTTTTGCTGGTCCGACTGTTCACGGGACGGCTTGGTTCACACCGGCCTACGCTCAGGCCTTGGACTGTATCCGTAGAGGGCTTTGTCATGAGTATTCTGCTGGTCGTCGCCGGCGGACTTTTACTGCCGCACGCCGCAACCTACCTGAACGACGACATTCTCGGTCCCGCCGCCCGCAACGGAGACTGGTGGCAAATCGTGCAAGGCGCCGCTTTTCAACTAGGTATGCTTGGCGGCGGTTTCATCAGCATTATTATCTCACGCTTTGCCAAGACCAGCCAGCCACCGCCGCTGCCGGAACCCGCCGTCACCGCATCCGCTGCGCGGGCACCAGCACCACGCACGCCCAATTTTCTCATAGCCGGCATCGCTACATTTGCGATCGCCCTGCCGGTGATCGGCGGCATCGGCTTCGTCTGGAAAATCGTGGTCGAGTCACTCGGTTTCCCCATGGAAGAACAGGAAATGGTCGATCTGTTTCGCAATGCCGAAAGCCCGTCCTTCCTAGTGGCGATGATCGTGCTGGCGTCCGTAATCGCCCCCGTCACCGAGGAGATGATTTTTCGCGCCGGACTGTTTCGCTACTTGCGCACCCGTATTCCGCGCTGGCTCGCGCTCATCCTGCCCGCAGTGATCTTCGCAGTCCTGCACGGCAACGTCGTCGCCTTCCTGCCGCTCTTTGCGCTCGGGCTTTTTTTCGCCCTGGCCTACGAGCGCACCGGCAACATCGCGGTGCCGA
- a CDS encoding NYN domain-containing protein, with product MTSHDSTYTLAVFLDLENIALGAQDARFPQFDIAKVFERLLIKGNIVVKKAYCDFARYEAFKRPLHEAAFELIEIPHVRQSGKNSADIRMVVDALDLCYTNEHVDAFAIISGDSDFSPLVSKLRENGKTVIGVGVKNSTSDLFIANCDEFIYYDDLVRVAPAKTTPRSTKAASAAPKAAANTNSEPKRPDPAKALDLVLATVNALIDERGADESIWASMVKQAIKRQNPGFNERAYGFSAFTDLLREGQKRGLLKLEEKAGNCMVRLAD from the coding sequence ATGACATCGCACGATTCGACCTACACCCTCGCGGTTTTTCTCGATCTCGAAAACATCGCGCTCGGCGCCCAGGACGCCCGCTTCCCCCAGTTCGATATCGCCAAGGTCTTCGAGCGCCTGCTCATCAAGGGCAACATCGTCGTCAAAAAAGCCTACTGCGACTTCGCCCGCTACGAGGCCTTCAAGCGCCCGCTGCACGAGGCCGCCTTTGAACTCATTGAGATTCCCCACGTGCGCCAGTCTGGCAAAAACTCCGCCGACATCCGCATGGTCGTCGATGCCCTCGACCTTTGTTACACCAACGAGCACGTCGACGCGTTCGCCATCATCAGCGGCGATTCCGACTTTTCCCCGCTCGTCAGCAAACTCCGCGAGAACGGCAAAACCGTCATCGGCGTAGGCGTTAAAAACTCCACGTCCGACCTGTTCATCGCCAACTGCGACGAGTTCATCTACTACGACGACCTCGTCCGTGTCGCCCCGGCCAAGACCACCCCGCGCTCCACCAAGGCCGCCAGCGCCGCGCCGAAAGCCGCCGCCAACACCAATTCCGAGCCCAAGCGCCCCGATCCCGCCAAGGCACTCGATCTCGTCCTAGCCACGGTCAACGCCTTGATCGACGAGCGCGGTGCCGACGAGAGCATCTGGGCGTCCATGGTCAAGCAGGCCATCAAGCGCCAAAACCCCGGTTTTAACGAGCGCGCCTACGGTTTCAGCGCCTTCACCGACCTCCTCCGCGAGGGCCAGAAACGAGGCCTGTTGAAGCTCGAGGAAAAGGCCGGCAACTGCATGGTCCGCCTGGCGGATTAA
- a CDS encoding dihydroorotase produces the protein MPSLWISNARVIDPASKRDAVGDLFISNGKIVASLSSAEKKKAKKIDAKGLVACPGLVDIHVHFREPGQMHKETIETGSRAAAAGGFTSVVCMPNTAPVADTAGTIQQIKDAIARTACIKVYQTGCITVGMKGQALAPIGSLKRAGVIAITDDGDCVQSNDLMRRACEYAKMFDLPLMDHCQDHSMTVGAVMNEGVVSTRLGLKGWPNAAEDIIVSRNVILATYTGAHIHMQHISSKASVELLRRAKARGVSVTAEATPHHIALTDEACGTYDTHFKMNPPLRTEEDRIAIIEGLRDGTLDILATDHAPHTDYEKDKEFDYAPNGILGLETALAVSLEILVRKNKFKLATVVDLFTRKPAQLLKLEAGTLADGAPADVCLFDPNEKWVYDAKAGFSKSSNSPWHGQELRGRVKTTIVDGKVVFNNGKISA, from the coding sequence ATGCCTTCCCTCTGGATTTCCAACGCCCGCGTCATCGATCCCGCCTCCAAGCGCGACGCCGTCGGCGACCTCTTCATCTCCAACGGCAAAATCGTCGCCTCGCTCTCCTCCGCCGAAAAGAAAAAGGCCAAAAAGATCGATGCCAAGGGCCTTGTCGCCTGCCCCGGCCTCGTGGATATCCACGTCCACTTCCGCGAGCCCGGCCAGATGCACAAGGAGACCATTGAAACCGGCTCCCGCGCCGCCGCCGCCGGTGGTTTCACCTCGGTCGTCTGCATGCCCAACACCGCCCCGGTCGCCGACACCGCCGGCACCATCCAGCAGATCAAAGACGCCATCGCCCGCACGGCCTGCATCAAGGTTTACCAGACCGGCTGCATCACCGTTGGCATGAAAGGCCAGGCCCTCGCCCCCATCGGCTCGCTCAAACGCGCCGGCGTCATCGCCATCACCGACGACGGTGATTGCGTGCAATCGAACGACCTCATGCGCCGCGCGTGCGAATACGCCAAGATGTTCGACCTGCCTCTCATGGATCACTGTCAGGACCACTCCATGACCGTCGGCGCCGTGATGAACGAGGGCGTCGTCTCCACGCGTCTCGGCCTCAAGGGTTGGCCCAACGCCGCAGAAGACATCATCGTCTCGCGCAACGTGATTCTCGCCACCTACACCGGCGCGCACATTCACATGCAGCACATCTCGTCGAAGGCCTCCGTCGAGCTGCTCCGCCGCGCCAAGGCCCGTGGCGTCTCCGTCACCGCCGAGGCCACCCCGCACCATATCGCCCTCACCGACGAGGCCTGCGGCACCTACGACACGCATTTCAAGATGAACCCGCCCCTCCGCACCGAGGAGGACCGCATCGCCATCATCGAAGGTCTGCGCGACGGCACGCTCGACATTCTCGCCACCGACCACGCCCCCCACACCGACTACGAGAAGGACAAGGAATTCGACTACGCGCCCAACGGCATCCTCGGCCTTGAAACCGCCCTCGCCGTCTCGCTCGAAATCCTCGTGCGCAAAAACAAGTTCAAGCTCGCGACGGTCGTTGATCTTTTCACCCGCAAGCCCGCGCAACTCCTCAAGCTCGAGGCCGGCACCCTCGCCGATGGCGCCCCTGCCGATGTGTGTCTCTTCGATCCCAACGAGAAATGGGTTTACGACGCGAAGGCCGGTTTCAGCAAATCCAGCAACAGCCCCTGGCACGGGCAGGAACTCCGCGGTCGCGTGAAGACCACCATCGTCGACGGCAAGGTGGTTTTTAACAACGGCAAGATCTCTGCCTGA